A genome region from Mycobacterium florentinum includes the following:
- a CDS encoding class I SAM-dependent methyltransferase yields MLTVDFERLGIGPSTKVIDVGCGAGRHTFEAYRRGADVIAFDRDEAELDSVDTILQAMAESGEAPASASAKVVVGDALNLPYPDQTFDFVIASEILEHVTQDDAAIAELIRVLKVGGTLAVSVPRWLPEQVCWLLSDEYHANLGGHIRIYRASELRDKIAGSGLELTHTHHAHALHAPFWWLKCAVGVENTDHPAVTAYHRLLVWDLMQRPRLTRIAESVLNPFLGKSVAMYFTKPRHAEATPGYSVASI; encoded by the coding sequence ATGCTGACAGTCGATTTCGAACGGCTCGGAATCGGGCCGTCCACCAAGGTGATCGACGTCGGCTGCGGAGCCGGCCGGCACACGTTCGAGGCGTACCGCCGCGGCGCCGACGTCATCGCGTTCGACCGCGACGAAGCCGAATTGGATTCCGTGGACACGATTCTGCAAGCGATGGCCGAAAGCGGTGAGGCGCCCGCCTCGGCGTCGGCGAAAGTGGTTGTCGGCGATGCGTTGAACTTGCCGTACCCCGATCAGACGTTCGACTTCGTCATCGCATCCGAAATTCTGGAACACGTCACGCAAGACGACGCCGCGATCGCGGAATTGATCCGCGTTCTCAAAGTCGGTGGCACACTGGCGGTTTCGGTACCTCGTTGGCTCCCCGAACAAGTGTGCTGGCTGCTGTCCGACGAATACCATGCCAATCTGGGCGGTCACATCCGCATCTACCGGGCCAGCGAATTGCGGGACAAGATCGCCGGCAGCGGGCTGGAATTGACGCATACGCATCATGCGCACGCACTGCACGCGCCGTTCTGGTGGCTGAAATGTGCTGTAGGAGTGGAAAACACAGACCATCCCGCGGTGACCGCCTACCACAGACTCCTGGTGTGGGATCTCATGCAGCGCCCGAGGCTCACCCGGATCGCGGAGTCGGTGCTCAATCCCTTCCTGGGCAAGAGCGTGGCGATGTACTTCACTAAACCGCGACACGCCGAAGCGACCCCGGGGTATTCAGTTGCGTCGATCTAA
- a CDS encoding prenyltransferase: MRRSNLPAVPGVFSPEQCRQTALSIAAEQESSGAIPWFQGGHTDPWDHVESAMALTAAGLLEPARAAYEWSRRNQRSDGSWPIQFRAGTIEDANSDSNFCAYVATGVWHYVSVTGDDSFAASMWPVVHKAIDFVIDLQVGYGEICWARSETGPVCEALLTGCASVYHSIRCALALAALVGDPQPEWELALGRLGHALVAHPEAFTEKDRYSMDWYYPILGSALRGPAAATRIKARWDDFVVDGLGIRCVGDRPWVTGAETCELVMALEAIGQRSGAHQQFAAMQHLRERDGSYWTGLVFADGKRWPEERTTWTGAAVILAADALSDTTRGAGIFRAHGLPLGLQTDFDCECVATGRGR, from the coding sequence TTGCGTCGATCTAATCTGCCCGCGGTTCCGGGCGTCTTCAGCCCGGAGCAGTGTCGCCAGACAGCCCTGTCCATTGCCGCCGAGCAGGAGTCATCGGGTGCCATCCCGTGGTTTCAGGGCGGTCACACCGACCCATGGGACCACGTGGAATCGGCCATGGCGCTCACCGCGGCCGGATTGTTGGAACCAGCCCGGGCCGCCTATGAGTGGAGCCGTCGTAACCAGCGTTCCGACGGGTCCTGGCCCATCCAATTTCGCGCGGGGACAATCGAGGACGCGAACAGCGACAGCAATTTCTGCGCCTACGTCGCCACGGGTGTCTGGCATTACGTGTCGGTCACCGGTGACGATTCGTTTGCCGCCTCGATGTGGCCGGTGGTGCACAAGGCCATCGACTTCGTCATCGACCTGCAGGTCGGGTACGGCGAAATCTGTTGGGCGCGAAGCGAAACGGGGCCGGTATGCGAAGCCCTGCTAACCGGTTGCGCCAGTGTGTATCACAGCATCCGGTGTGCATTGGCGCTGGCGGCTCTGGTGGGCGACCCGCAGCCGGAGTGGGAGCTGGCCCTGGGACGGCTGGGCCATGCGCTGGTCGCGCATCCCGAGGCATTCACCGAAAAAGACCGCTACTCGATGGATTGGTACTACCCCATCCTCGGTAGTGCGCTACGGGGTCCGGCCGCTGCCACGCGCATCAAGGCACGCTGGGACGACTTTGTCGTCGACGGCCTGGGCATCCGCTGCGTCGGCGACCGCCCCTGGGTGACCGGCGCCGAAACCTGCGAGCTGGTTATGGCGCTCGAGGCCATCGGTCAACGCTCCGGCGCGCACCAGCAATTCGCCGCGATGCAGCACCTGCGTGAACGAGACGGTTCGTACTGGACGGGGTTGGTGTTCGCCGACGGGAAGCGGTGGCCCGAGGAGCGCACCACGTGGACGGGCGCCGCGGTGATCCTGGCCGCGGACGCGCTGTCGGACACCACCAGGGGTGCCGGGATCTTCCGCGCCCACGGCCTGCCGCTGGGCCTGCAGACCGACTTCGACTGCGAGTGCGTCGCTACCGGCCGCGGCCGGTGA
- a CDS encoding class I SAM-dependent methyltransferase: MSHTNAGAPERLFALAEQVTGFMPDDEGRALYDAALRYLGGGVGVEIGTYCGKSTLLLGAAAQQTAGVLYTIDHHHGSEEHQAGWEYHDASLVDEVTGLFDTLPTFRRTLDAAGLDEHVVAVVGKSPVVARGWRSPLQFLFIDGGHSEAAATEDFNGWAKWVSVGGALVIHDVFPDPADGGRPPYYIYCRAIDSGQFREISALGSLRVLERTCGQVGEPIDVTGRGR, translated from the coding sequence ATGAGCCACACCAACGCGGGTGCCCCCGAGCGCTTGTTCGCACTGGCCGAACAGGTGACGGGCTTCATGCCCGACGACGAGGGGCGCGCACTCTATGACGCAGCGCTGCGGTATCTGGGCGGCGGTGTCGGTGTGGAGATCGGTACCTATTGCGGCAAATCCACCCTGCTGCTCGGTGCGGCGGCCCAACAGACGGCCGGTGTCCTCTACACGATCGACCATCACCACGGCTCCGAGGAACATCAGGCCGGCTGGGAATACCACGACGCTTCGCTGGTCGACGAGGTCACCGGACTGTTCGACACGCTGCCGACGTTTCGTCGCACGCTCGACGCCGCCGGGCTCGACGAGCACGTGGTGGCGGTCGTGGGCAAGTCGCCGGTCGTGGCCCGGGGATGGCGATCACCGCTGCAGTTCTTGTTCATCGACGGCGGCCACTCCGAGGCCGCGGCCACCGAGGACTTCAACGGATGGGCCAAGTGGGTGAGTGTCGGCGGAGCACTCGTCATCCATGACGTTTTTCCCGATCCGGCCGACGGCGGGCGGCCACCGTATTACATCTATTGCCGCGCAATCGATTCCGGTCAGTTCCGGGAGATCTCCGCACTCGGGTCGCTGCGGGTGCTCGAACGCACCTGCGGTCAGGTCGGCGAGCCGATCGACGTCACCGGCCGCGGCCGGTAG
- a CDS encoding cutinase family protein → MRALLLGKSLGVCLAAVVIAGALILAPAALPSGTPGAVPTAAASCPQVQVVFARGRYESPGPGVLGNAFINALSSKVGNRSFGSYAVKYPADTQVDIGANDMSHHIQDMANNCPDTRLVLGGYSLGAAVTDVVLAAPIGAFGFDSPLPAGMDQHIAAVALFGNGSQWVGPITNFNPTYNDRTIELCHGADPICNPADPNTWKENWPQHLAGAYIDAGMANQAADFAASKL, encoded by the coding sequence GTGCGCGCTTTACTTCTCGGTAAATCATTGGGTGTGTGCCTAGCGGCGGTCGTGATCGCGGGCGCACTGATATTGGCGCCGGCGGCCCTGCCGTCGGGGACGCCGGGTGCGGTGCCGACGGCTGCCGCCAGCTGTCCCCAGGTTCAGGTGGTGTTCGCCCGCGGCCGATACGAATCTCCCGGGCCCGGTGTGCTCGGCAACGCGTTCATCAACGCCCTATCGTCGAAGGTCGGCAACAGGAGCTTCGGCTCGTACGCCGTCAAGTACCCCGCCGACACGCAGGTCGACATCGGCGCCAACGACATGAGTCACCACATCCAGGACATGGCCAACAACTGTCCGGACACCCGCTTGGTTCTGGGCGGCTACTCACTAGGAGCGGCCGTTACCGACGTGGTGCTCGCCGCGCCCATCGGCGCGTTCGGGTTCGACAGCCCGCTGCCGGCGGGTATGGATCAGCACATCGCCGCCGTCGCGCTGTTCGGCAACGGGAGCCAGTGGGTGGGGCCGATCACGAACTTCAACCCGACTTACAACGACCGGACGATCGAGTTGTGCCACGGCGCCGACCCGATCTGCAACCCCGCCGACCCGAACACCTGGAAAGAAAACTGGCCACAGCATCTCGCCGGTGCCTACATCGATGCCGGCATGGCCAACCAGGCCGCCGACTTCGCCGCAAGCAAGCTCTAG
- a CDS encoding glycerophosphodiester phosphodiesterase family protein → MEYLRGAGRIAMAHRGFTSFRFPMNTMGAFHEAAKLGFRYIETDVRATRDGVAVILHDRRLPAQSGLPDAIDRFAWRDVRTADLGAGETIPTLEQLLVELPSMRVNIDIKAESAIEPTVEVIERLNAHNRVLVTSFSDRRRRRALGLLSKRVASSAGTVAFPALVAAKTPASRAYAWRLLRDSDCLQLPPRLGRLPVITPALVRAAHASGRQVHAWTVDDPVTMRALLDIGVDGIITDRADLLREVLVARDEWSPA, encoded by the coding sequence CTGGAGTACCTTCGCGGTGCCGGGCGAATTGCGATGGCGCACAGGGGATTCACGTCGTTCAGGTTTCCCATGAACACCATGGGCGCGTTTCACGAAGCCGCCAAGCTCGGGTTCCGCTACATCGAGACGGACGTTCGTGCGACCCGGGACGGCGTGGCCGTGATCCTGCACGATCGCCGGCTCCCCGCGCAGTCGGGGCTACCGGACGCGATCGACCGATTTGCTTGGCGGGATGTCCGCACGGCAGATCTCGGTGCGGGGGAGACCATCCCGACGCTGGAACAGCTCCTGGTCGAGCTGCCGAGCATGCGGGTCAATATCGATATCAAGGCCGAGTCGGCCATCGAACCGACCGTCGAGGTCATCGAACGGTTGAACGCGCACAACCGGGTGCTGGTCACGTCGTTCTCCGACCGCCGCCGCCGTCGCGCGTTGGGCCTGCTGTCCAAGCGCGTCGCGAGTTCGGCCGGCACGGTCGCGTTCCCGGCGCTCGTCGCGGCGAAAACGCCGGCCAGCCGCGCCTACGCCTGGCGGTTGCTGCGCGACAGCGACTGCTTGCAACTGCCGCCACGACTGGGCCGGCTGCCGGTGATCACGCCCGCCCTGGTCCGCGCCGCGCACGCCTCGGGACGTCAGGTGCACGCGTGGACGGTCGACGACCCCGTAACGATGCGTGCCCTCCTCGACATCGGCGTGGACGGCATCATCACCGATCGCGCCGACCTCCTGCGTGAGGTGCTGGTCGCCCGCGACGAGTGGTCGCCGGCCTAG
- a CDS encoding carboxymuconolactone decarboxylase family protein: MPRLNPVSRGEVNDEFTLKMYDFMFGDRDPVAEPGTVGGTPGNWWTVMAQSPAALRHAVRGFRLYREEVSIRPDHRELGQIRAGWVVGSQFVYSQHCKACRSAGLSEEKIAAIPSWETADCFDHTERLLLAYADCLAGQHGRVPEQLFNQLREVFTDTEILEFTYTTTMYVMHAIMSRALRLEFDDVDDPIVEVEDPEGGGVLDIGAATSGGD; encoded by the coding sequence ATGCCGCGCCTGAATCCTGTTTCCAGGGGTGAGGTCAACGACGAATTCACGCTGAAGATGTACGACTTCATGTTCGGCGACCGTGACCCGGTGGCCGAACCGGGCACCGTAGGCGGGACCCCGGGGAACTGGTGGACGGTGATGGCGCAATCCCCCGCTGCCCTGCGCCACGCCGTGCGGGGCTTTCGCCTGTACCGCGAAGAAGTCAGCATCCGGCCCGACCACCGCGAGCTCGGCCAGATCAGGGCCGGCTGGGTGGTCGGCAGCCAGTTCGTCTACTCCCAACATTGCAAGGCGTGCCGGTCGGCGGGGTTGTCCGAGGAGAAGATCGCGGCGATACCGTCCTGGGAAACCGCCGACTGCTTCGATCACACCGAACGGCTGCTACTGGCATACGCGGATTGCCTTGCGGGCCAACATGGCCGGGTGCCCGAGCAGTTGTTCAACCAACTTCGGGAAGTATTCACCGATACCGAGATCCTGGAATTCACCTACACCACCACCATGTATGTCATGCACGCGATCATGTCGCGGGCGCTGCGCCTGGAGTTCGACGACGTCGATGACCCAATTGTGGAGGTCGAAGACCCCGAGGGCGGTGGAGTGCTCGACATCGGTGCCGCGACGTCGGGGGGTGACTGA
- a CDS encoding GntR family transcriptional regulator, whose amino-acid sequence MAKMDGRSDLAYRLIRRAITKGDFEPGSRLVEQRIGEMFDLSRTPVREALRALAADGLVVIERNRGAVVATMSESDIRDQYELRARLESLAAERAATRMSAEGIGALDAAIADFDAGVELVSSGSLDAGWHRITAANSAFHRAVVKGSAHRRLSALLVHAVDIPLVYQVFRHQTRLESERSNLFHRMVRDAIAAGESERAGALMAEHIMQGRDCVLASRSHTRSEAEIHAS is encoded by the coding sequence ATGGCCAAGATGGATGGCCGATCGGACCTGGCCTATCGGCTCATCCGGCGCGCGATCACCAAAGGCGATTTCGAGCCGGGTTCGCGGCTCGTCGAACAGCGCATCGGCGAGATGTTCGACCTGTCCCGCACCCCGGTGCGAGAAGCCTTGCGGGCCTTGGCCGCCGACGGCCTGGTCGTCATCGAGCGAAACCGGGGCGCGGTAGTCGCGACAATGTCCGAGAGCGATATCCGCGACCAGTACGAGCTGCGCGCCCGACTGGAATCGCTGGCCGCCGAGCGTGCCGCGACCCGGATGAGCGCCGAGGGCATCGGCGCGCTCGACGCGGCGATCGCGGACTTCGACGCCGGAGTCGAGCTCGTGTCGAGTGGCTCACTGGATGCCGGTTGGCACCGAATCACGGCCGCCAACAGCGCCTTTCATCGAGCCGTCGTGAAGGGGTCGGCACATCGGCGACTGTCGGCGCTGCTCGTGCACGCGGTCGACATTCCATTGGTGTATCAGGTGTTCCGGCATCAGACGCGGCTCGAAAGCGAGCGCTCCAACCTTTTTCATCGGATGGTGCGTGATGCGATTGCCGCCGGTGAATCCGAGCGCGCCGGCGCCCTGATGGCCGAGCACATCATGCAGGGGCGCGACTGTGTGTTGGCGTCGCGTTCGCACACGCGTTCCGAAGCCGAAATCCACGCCTCGTGA
- a CDS encoding glycoside hydrolase family 16 protein produces MPEMDRRRMMLTTGIGVLAAALPIPEARAYPGRMPPPSAPSGQAGSYIFSDEFDGPAGSAPDPSKWAIAKARETIKDPTYWELPEHIGQYRDDRKNVFVDGNSNLVLRAAKDGPTYFSGKVQSLWRGGVGHTWETRVKLNCLTPGAWPAYWLGNDDQGEIDVMEWYGNRSWPSATTVHAKANGGEWKTHNIAVDGGWHTWRCQWDEAGIRFWKDYSDGAQPYFDVPASSLPDWPFNGPGYTVYPVFNLAVAGSGGGDPGPGTYPADMLVDWIRVW; encoded by the coding sequence ATGCCTGAGATGGACCGTCGCCGCATGATGCTGACGACAGGGATCGGCGTGCTGGCGGCCGCGCTGCCAATCCCTGAGGCCAGGGCTTATCCAGGGCGGATGCCACCGCCCAGCGCGCCCAGCGGGCAGGCGGGGAGCTACATCTTCTCCGACGAATTCGACGGTCCGGCCGGGTCGGCGCCCGATCCGTCGAAGTGGGCGATCGCAAAAGCCCGCGAGACGATCAAGGATCCGACCTATTGGGAGCTGCCCGAGCACATCGGGCAGTACCGCGACGACCGCAAGAACGTGTTCGTCGACGGCAATTCCAACCTGGTCCTGCGCGCGGCGAAAGACGGCCCCACCTACTTCAGCGGCAAGGTCCAAAGCCTGTGGCGCGGCGGCGTCGGCCACACCTGGGAAACCCGGGTCAAACTGAACTGCCTGACCCCCGGCGCCTGGCCCGCCTACTGGCTCGGCAATGACGATCAGGGCGAGATCGACGTGATGGAGTGGTACGGCAACCGCAGCTGGCCGTCGGCGACCACCGTCCACGCCAAGGCGAACGGCGGCGAGTGGAAGACCCACAACATCGCGGTTGACGGCGGCTGGCACACCTGGCGATGCCAGTGGGACGAGGCCGGCATCAGGTTTTGGAAAGACTATTCCGACGGCGCCCAGCCGTATTTCGACGTACCGGCCAGCTCGCTACCGGATTGGCCGTTCAACGGCCCCGGCTACACGGTGTATCCGGTGTTCAACCTGGCCGTCGCCGGCTCCGGCGGTGGCGATCCCGGCCCGGGCACCTATCCCGCCGACATGCTCGTCGACTGGATACGCGTCTGGTAG
- a CDS encoding LLM class flavin-dependent oxidoreductase, whose protein sequence is MRITVKFDLSFQYRELEQLWRTADRMGFETVWDYDHFHGPKENTDPTYEGWTTLAAMAAVTKRARIGCLVSSVTFRNLAAMAKMAVTVDHISGGRLYFGLGAGWHEDEHGAYGIAFPSPGTRVAMVDEALTVLRRLWTQETVTFTGEFFTLQEARCRPKPLQYPHPPIVIGGSEPKMLRVIARHADMWNMPGHEGPQRWGTVNAQLDAACADVQRAPAEILRSAQLSLHPAEAGQVDEQLALLPEFERLGCEEMVLAFRQPPTETLLKRCLTLDSGSRPIAAV, encoded by the coding sequence ATGCGCATCACGGTCAAATTCGACCTGAGCTTCCAATACCGCGAGCTTGAGCAGTTGTGGCGCACCGCCGATCGCATGGGCTTCGAAACGGTGTGGGATTACGACCATTTCCACGGGCCGAAGGAAAACACCGACCCGACCTACGAGGGCTGGACCACCCTGGCCGCGATGGCCGCGGTCACCAAGCGGGCGCGAATCGGCTGCCTGGTGTCCAGCGTGACGTTCCGGAACCTGGCGGCCATGGCCAAGATGGCGGTCACCGTCGACCACATTTCCGGTGGGCGCCTCTACTTCGGGCTCGGCGCCGGCTGGCATGAGGACGAACATGGCGCGTACGGGATCGCCTTTCCCAGCCCCGGCACCCGGGTCGCGATGGTTGACGAGGCGCTGACCGTGCTTCGCAGGCTCTGGACGCAGGAAACGGTCACCTTCACGGGGGAGTTCTTCACCCTCCAGGAGGCGCGGTGCAGGCCCAAACCTCTGCAGTACCCGCACCCGCCGATCGTGATCGGCGGTAGCGAGCCGAAGATGCTGCGCGTCATCGCGCGTCACGCAGATATGTGGAACATGCCCGGACACGAGGGGCCGCAGCGGTGGGGCACCGTCAACGCCCAGCTCGACGCGGCGTGCGCCGATGTGCAGCGTGCGCCGGCCGAGATCCTGCGTTCGGCGCAGCTGTCGCTGCATCCGGCCGAAGCCGGCCAGGTGGACGAACAGCTGGCATTGTTGCCGGAGTTCGAGCGGCTCGGTTGCGAGGAGATGGTGCTGGCGTTCCGCCAACCACCGACCGAAACACTGCTAAAACGCTGCCTAACCCTGGATTCCGGCTCACGGCCGATCGCGGCCGTCTAA
- a CDS encoding class I SAM-dependent methyltransferase, producing MAEHTITHVSDTARWTALHRATESARTDALFHDPLAGLLAGEQGRAIVAGVRWRDRSGWWLVARTKLIDDAIADALANGCDRVLNLAAGLDTRPYRLDLPAELTWIEADLPQLLAEKTQLLADQTPRCRLTRTAVDLADPNARDAFFDEALDGATKAFVLTEGLSMYLEYRDITALSDAIKRPEVAWWMLDIAFPGLRKRINKNMAGIAESAPFKFAPENGLAFFEDLGWQTVEAQPLLHTAHRLRRLPIWMRPLAWLPRPDLRSPGNNPSSAIALLTH from the coding sequence ATGGCCGAGCACACCATCACTCACGTTTCCGACACCGCCCGGTGGACGGCATTGCATCGGGCCACCGAGTCGGCCCGGACCGACGCGTTGTTCCACGACCCGCTCGCCGGGCTCCTGGCCGGTGAGCAGGGCCGCGCGATCGTTGCCGGAGTTCGATGGAGGGATCGCAGCGGCTGGTGGCTGGTCGCGCGCACCAAGCTGATCGACGACGCCATCGCCGACGCACTCGCCAACGGCTGCGACCGCGTGCTGAATCTGGCCGCCGGCCTGGATACCCGGCCGTATCGGCTCGACCTGCCGGCCGAGCTCACCTGGATCGAGGCCGACCTGCCCCAGTTGCTCGCCGAGAAGACACAGCTGCTTGCCGACCAGACCCCGCGATGCCGGCTGACCCGCACCGCCGTCGACCTTGCCGATCCGAACGCCCGAGACGCCTTCTTCGACGAGGCGCTGGACGGGGCGACGAAGGCTTTTGTCCTGACGGAGGGTCTGTCGATGTACCTCGAATACCGTGACATCACCGCGCTTTCGGACGCGATCAAGCGACCCGAGGTCGCCTGGTGGATGCTCGACATCGCCTTTCCCGGCCTGAGGAAGCGAATCAACAAGAACATGGCCGGGATTGCCGAAAGCGCACCGTTCAAGTTCGCACCCGAGAACGGGCTGGCCTTCTTCGAAGACCTCGGCTGGCAGACCGTCGAAGCGCAACCGCTACTGCACACCGCCCACCGATTGCGCCGCTTGCCGATATGGATGCGCCCGCTCGCCTGGCTGCCCCGGCCGGATCTGCGCAGTCCGGGCAACAATCCCTCGAGTGCGATCGCCCTCCTCACGCATTGA
- a CDS encoding NADP-dependent oxidoreductase — MPDVNRRFLLRERPTGRIGANTFELTQEPVPEIGEGEALVRVEWISLDPTNRTWINDTPTYLPPVGIGEVMRAGGLGRVVESKNPDYSVGQIVQGLVGWQEYVVVSDTNPLFPVDVADGVSPSAYMGALGTTGLTAWVGIRDIGKPQPGETVVVSAAAGAVGSIAGQLAKADGARVVGIAGGPDKCRLLTEELGFDAAVDYRADDWAAQLRAATPNGIDVDFENVGGVIMDAVFARLNIRARVALCGLISGYNESEPPPGPRAFGNLLIQRATLQGFIVLDHLGRAPEAVREISGLIAAGKLTPLETVVEGFEQLPTAINMLFDGKNVGKLMVKTSG, encoded by the coding sequence ATGCCTGATGTGAATCGTCGATTCCTGTTGCGTGAGCGCCCCACCGGACGCATCGGTGCCAACACGTTCGAGCTCACCCAGGAACCGGTTCCCGAGATCGGCGAGGGCGAGGCGCTGGTGCGCGTCGAATGGATTTCGCTCGATCCGACCAACCGGACCTGGATCAACGACACGCCGACCTACCTGCCGCCGGTGGGTATCGGCGAGGTGATGCGGGCCGGTGGGCTCGGCCGGGTCGTCGAATCCAAGAACCCCGATTATTCGGTCGGCCAGATCGTGCAGGGCCTGGTCGGCTGGCAGGAGTACGTCGTCGTCTCCGACACGAACCCGTTGTTCCCGGTCGACGTCGCCGACGGGGTCTCCCCGAGCGCCTACATGGGCGCGCTCGGGACAACCGGGCTGACCGCCTGGGTCGGGATCCGCGACATCGGTAAGCCGCAGCCCGGTGAGACCGTCGTCGTGTCGGCCGCCGCCGGCGCGGTGGGCTCGATCGCCGGCCAGCTTGCCAAGGCCGACGGCGCCCGCGTTGTCGGGATCGCGGGCGGCCCGGACAAATGCCGGCTGCTCACCGAGGAGCTCGGCTTCGACGCGGCCGTCGACTACCGCGCCGACGACTGGGCTGCTCAATTGCGGGCGGCGACGCCCAACGGCATCGACGTCGACTTCGAGAACGTCGGCGGGGTCATCATGGACGCGGTCTTCGCGCGCCTCAACATCCGCGCGCGCGTCGCGTTGTGCGGCCTGATCTCCGGCTATAACGAGTCCGAACCACCGCCCGGTCCGCGCGCGTTCGGCAATCTGCTGATCCAGCGTGCGACGCTGCAGGGCTTCATCGTTCTCGACCACCTGGGCCGGGCTCCCGAGGCGGTCCGCGAGATCTCCGGTCTGATAGCCGCGGGCAAGCTCACGCCGCTCGAGACCGTGGTCGAGGGCTTCGAACAGCTGCCGACCGCGATCAACATGCTGTTCGACGGCAAGAACGTCGGCAAGCTCATGGTCAAGACATCGGGCTAG
- a CDS encoding amino acid permease, protein MSEELGDPNPAAAQLHRGLMNRHVQLIAIGGAIGTGLFMGAGRTISRAGPSVVVVYGIIGFFLFFVLRAMGELLLSNLNYKSFVDFAGDLLGPAAGFFVGWSYWFAWIVTGIAELVAIAGYLQFWWPGLPAWVPALVACGLILLFNLFSVRNFGEIEFWFALIKVVAIIGLIVVGVVLVATNFVSPQGNPATIENLWNSGGFFATGFMGMVGGFQIAFFAFVGVELVGTAAAETANPRRTLPRAINAVPLRVSIFYVGALLVILTVVPWRRFAGNESPFVTMFSLAGLAGAASLVNFVVTTAAASAANSGMYSTGRMLYGLADEGSAPAVFRRLNRGGVPAPALFVTAVLLLTAIPVLHVGGSVIRAFTLVTTISSLLFMFVWAMILVSYLVYRRRHAARHAESAFKMPGGRVMCWAAFAFFAFVAWTLTTEKDTAIALAWFPAWFVLLAIGWLIVRRRPSQAERYRQFLAEMNGPVDDRAETTAPAS, encoded by the coding sequence ATGAGCGAGGAACTCGGCGATCCCAATCCTGCTGCCGCGCAGCTGCACCGGGGCCTGATGAACCGTCACGTTCAGCTGATCGCGATCGGAGGCGCGATCGGAACGGGTCTGTTCATGGGCGCCGGGCGAACCATCTCCCGCGCCGGCCCATCGGTGGTGGTGGTGTACGGGATCATCGGGTTCTTCTTGTTTTTCGTGCTCCGCGCGATGGGCGAACTGCTGTTGTCGAACCTGAACTACAAGTCGTTCGTCGACTTCGCGGGTGACCTATTGGGGCCCGCGGCAGGCTTTTTCGTCGGGTGGTCGTATTGGTTCGCCTGGATCGTCACCGGGATCGCCGAACTCGTCGCGATCGCGGGCTACCTGCAGTTCTGGTGGCCAGGTCTACCGGCCTGGGTGCCGGCGCTGGTCGCGTGCGGGCTGATCCTGCTGTTCAACTTGTTCAGCGTGCGCAACTTCGGCGAGATCGAATTCTGGTTCGCCTTGATCAAAGTCGTTGCGATCATCGGTTTGATTGTCGTCGGCGTAGTCCTGGTGGCCACCAATTTCGTTTCACCGCAAGGTAATCCGGCGACGATCGAAAATCTTTGGAACAGCGGCGGATTCTTCGCGACCGGTTTCATGGGGATGGTCGGTGGATTCCAGATCGCGTTCTTCGCGTTCGTGGGTGTGGAACTGGTCGGCACCGCCGCGGCCGAGACGGCGAACCCACGCCGCACCCTTCCGCGCGCGATCAATGCGGTGCCGCTGCGGGTTTCGATCTTCTACGTCGGCGCGCTGCTGGTGATCCTCACGGTCGTGCCGTGGCGGCGGTTCGCCGGCAACGAGTCCCCCTTCGTCACGATGTTCTCCCTCGCGGGGCTGGCCGGTGCGGCGTCTCTCGTCAACTTCGTCGTCACCACCGCCGCGGCGTCGGCGGCGAATTCCGGGATGTACTCCACCGGCCGCATGCTGTACGGCCTGGCCGACGAAGGCAGCGCTCCGGCGGTGTTCCGCCGGCTGAATCGCGGCGGCGTGCCGGCCCCCGCCCTGTTCGTCACGGCCGTCCTGCTGCTGACCGCCATCCCCGTGCTGCACGTCGGCGGTTCGGTGATTCGTGCTTTCACACTGGTCACCACGATTTCGTCGCTGCTGTTCATGTTCGTGTGGGCGATGATCCTGGTCAGTTACCTCGTCTATCGCCGCCGGCACGCAGCGCGCCACGCGGAATCGGCGTTCAAGATGCCCGGTGGCCGGGTGATGTGCTGGGCCGCCTTCGCTTTCTTCGCATTCGTCGCCTGGACGCTCACGACGGAGAAAGACACCGCGATCGCCCTGGCCTGGTTCCCCGCGTGGTTCGTATTGCTGGCGATCGGCTGGCTGATCGTCCGGCGCCGCCCGAGTCAGGCCGAGCGCTACCGCCAGTTCCTGGCCGAGATGAACGGCCCGGTCGACGACAGGGCAGAAACGACGGCCCCGGCATCCTGA